A region of Vigna radiata var. radiata cultivar VC1973A chromosome 6, Vradiata_ver6, whole genome shotgun sequence DNA encodes the following proteins:
- the LOC106763024 gene encoding sm-like protein LSM8: MSAGPGLESLVDQTISVITNDGRNIVGVLKGFDQATNIILDESHERVYSTKEGVQQLVLGLYIIRGDNISVVGELDEDLDSNLDLSKLRAHPLKPVIH; encoded by the exons ATGTCAGCTGGACCTGGACTTGAGTCCCTTGTAGATC AGACAATTTCAGTCATTACAAATGATGGACGGAATATAGTG GGAGTCCTGAAGGGCTTTGACCAGGCAACAAACATAATTCTTGATGAGTCCCATGAGCGAGTTTATTCTACAAAG GAAGGTGTACAACAACTTGTTCTTGGTTTATACATCATCAGGGGTGACAACAT AAGTGTTGTTGGTGAACTGGACGAAGATCTGGATTCTAATCTGGATTTATCAAAACTTAGAGCTCATCCCTTGAAACCTGTCATCCACTGA
- the LOC106762995 gene encoding cytosolic Fe-S cluster assembly factor NBP35, protein MENGEIPENANEHCPGPQSESAGKSDACEGCPNQQICATAPKGPDPDLVAIAERMATVKHKILVLSGKGGVGKSTFSAQLAFALAARDFQVGLLDVDICGPSIPKMLGLEGQEIHQSNLGWSPVYVESNLGVMSIGFMLPNPDEAVIWRGPRKNGLIKQFLKDVYWGELDFLIVDAPPGTSDEHISIVQCLDATGVDGAIIVTTPQQVSLIDVRKEVNFCKKVGVKVLGVVENMSSLCQPITDFKFMRMSDNGEQKDVTQWVWEYMKEKAPEMLNLIACTEVFDSRGGGAVKMCNEMGVPFLGKVPLDPQLCKAAEEGTSCFANKDCVVSAPALKKIIEELIETNGWLMLLSNGA, encoded by the exons ATGGAGAACGGAGAAATCCCTGAGAATGCCAACGAGC ATTGTCCAGGCCCTCAGTCTGAATCTGCTGGAAAATCTGATGCATGTGAAGGGTGCCCAAATCAGCAAATTTGTGCCACTGCCCCCAAAGGACCTGACCCTG ATCTGGTTGCCATTGCAGAAAGAATGGCTACTGTGAAACACAAGATATTGGTCTTGTCGGGAAAGGGAGGAGTTGGTAAGAGCACGTTCTCTGCCCAGCTGGCATTTGCTTTAGCAGCAAGGGATTTTCAAGTGGGTCTTCTTGATGTTGATATTTGTGGGCCAAGTATTCCGAAGATGCTTGGCCTAGAAGGTCAAGAGATACACCAGAGCAACCTTGGCTGGTCTCCTGTGTATGTGGAGTCCAACCTTGGGGTCATGTCAATTGGGTTCATGCTTCCCAACCCTGATGAAGCTGTTATATGGAGAGGCCCACGCAAAAATGGACTTATCAAGCAGTTTCTAAAAGACGTGTACTGGGGTGAACTTGATTTCCTAATCGTGGATGCTCCACCAGGAACCTCAGATGAGCACATTTCCATTGTTCAATGCCTTGATGCCACTGGAGTAGATGGTGCAATCATAGTGACAACACCTCAACAAGTCTCTCTAATTGATGTGAGAAAAGAAGTGAATTTTTGCAAGAAAGTTGGCGTGAAAGTTCTTGGGGTTGTAGAGAATATGAGTAGTCTGTGCCAGCCCATCACAGATTTCAAGTTTATGAGAATGTCTGATAACGGGGAGCAGAAAGATGTTACACAGTGGGTTTGGGAgtatatgaaagaaaaagcaCCAGAAATGCTGAATTTGATTGCTTGCACTGAAGTATTTGATAGCAGGGGCGGGGGAGCAGTGAAAATGTGCAATGAAATGGGGGTACCCTTTCTTGGTAAAGTTCCTTTAGATCCACAGCTTTGTAAGGCAGCTGAAGAAGGTACATCCTGCTTTGCTAATAAAGATTGTGTTGTTAGTGCTCCGGCATTAAAGAAGATTATAGAGGAGTTGATTGAAACTAATGGATGGTTAATGTTATTGAGTAATGGAGCTTAG